In one Corallococcus silvisoli genomic region, the following are encoded:
- the queD gene encoding 6-carboxytetrahydropterin synthase QueD, with protein sequence MEAVPVKKPTLVTEISKEFTFEAAHRLPHVPEGHKCSRVHGHSYRIELTLRGPVHPQFGWIVDFAELNAAWQPFHAQLDHRLLNDVPGLENPTSELLAAWLFERVKVPGAQVARVRVAETCTSSCTVYAAED encoded by the coding sequence ATGGAGGCCGTTCCCGTGAAGAAGCCCACCCTCGTCACTGAAATCTCGAAGGAGTTCACCTTCGAGGCCGCCCACCGCCTGCCCCACGTTCCTGAAGGGCACAAGTGCTCGCGGGTGCACGGCCACAGCTATCGCATCGAGCTCACCCTCCGTGGCCCGGTGCATCCCCAGTTCGGGTGGATCGTCGACTTCGCGGAGCTCAACGCCGCGTGGCAGCCGTTCCACGCCCAGCTGGACCACCGGCTGCTCAACGACGTGCCCGGCCTGGAGAACCCCACCAGCGAGCTGCTGGCCGCGTGGCTCTTCGAGCGCGTGAAGGTCCCCGGCGCCCAGGTGGCGCGCGTCCGCGTGGCGGAGACCTGCACGTCGTCGTGCACCGTCTACGCCGCGGAGG